A portion of the Osmerus mordax isolate fOsmMor3 chromosome 22, fOsmMor3.pri, whole genome shotgun sequence genome contains these proteins:
- the LOC136965768 gene encoding E3 SUMO-protein ligase ZBED1-like: MEDKSTGASSSNLHLVTHPRAKSKVWKYFGFDTDSDGCILHWKRIYCRICMTQIAYSGNTSNLSYHLEKNHPEEFCEFVKSNTDQMREAFATAYSKRKPEGPFHQQHPQETPKPNLGYENRRHSDLTSAVLSFICEGMYPVSVVEEPTFQALLKTTDPRYSPPTKSDIAKKFLPHVYQRSREAVLSELAGVANCGVSTDLWQSQTQNRTYISLSMHCLNQNCSTSVFSTSSKCLKTFEVQEDNIAENITRALYDAFVEWGITHKVSGVTTNGSLDIVKACSLLDLSVQMPCFGHTVNRGMAEAFQLPHVDGFLGKCRKLVDYFHQSLTAICLLQEKQRLHGLAKFQLVNDRIRSWMSTLHMLLRLREQQPAITSALVEDSDNHHLSFEGTEWSMVEGMIEMLQPFKVVADMMTSCRYSSISMVRPVLHMLLNTALKLNDRDLKEIGMAKEVISRVLSSTYSQTAETATFLNVAAFLDPRYKRLPFLTLQERSQVETKVIEEAKAVLEKQRAEQPSPVERPQSSDEPPDKKQALATASPCRTADSNPLAVIFYQSGTDENQEELHAQVVEELSNFKSQRVLGLNEDPLRWWSNHVALFPTLPKVLQKYWSVPATSVPCHRLFSSSGTILCGKRNRLAPAFVDQQVFLYENSRSYYEAEPREDDQEGWSFRLEQEPIA, translated from the coding sequence ATGGAGGATAAAAGTACAGGAGCATCGTCATCTAACCTCCACCTAGTTACACATCCACGAGCCAAAAGTAAAGTCTGGAAGTATTTTGGGTTTGACACTGATTCAGATGGGTGTATATTACACTGGAAGCGGATATACTGCCGCATATGTATGACTCAAATTGCCTACTCTGGCAACACTTCCAATCTATCATACCATCTAGAGAAGAACCACCCGGAAGAATTCTGTGAGTTTGTGAAAAGCAACACAGATCAAATGCGAGAGGCCTTTGCCACAGCCTACTCCAAGAGAAAACCTGAGGGGCCTTTTCATCAGCAGCATCCCCAGGAGACCCCCAAGCCGAACCTCGGATATGagaacagacgacacagtgacTTGACCTCTGCTGTCCTCAGCTTTATCTGTGAAGGAATGTACCCTGTGTCTGTTGTCGAAGAGCCCACTTTTCAGGCCcttttgaaaaccacagatCCCCGATACTCGCCACCCACTAAAAGTGACATTGCAAAGAAATTCCTCCCGCATGTGTACCAACGGAGCCGCGAGGCTGTGCTGAGTGAGCTCGCCGGCGTGGCAAACTGCGGTGTCTCCACTGACCTTTGGCAGAGCCAAACCCAGAATAGGACCTACATCTCCCTATCGATGCACTGCCTGAACCAAAACTGCTCGACGTCTGTCTTCTCTACGAGCAGCAAGTGCCTTAAAACATTTGAGGTTCAGGAGGACAACATAGCGGAAAATATAACGAGAGCGTTGTACGACGCCTTTGTTGAATGGGGGATAACTCACAAAGTCAGCGGCGTTACTACTAATGGCTCGTTAGATATAGTGAAGGCCTGCTCCCTCCTGGACCTGTCAGTGCAAATGCCCTGCTTTGGTCATACAGTTAATCGAGGAATGGCCGAAGCCTTTCAGCTTCCCCATGTGGATGGCTTTTTAGGGAAATGCAGAAAACTGGTGGATTATTTCCATCAGTCTTTAACGGCGATCTGTCTCCTTCAAGAAAAGCAAAGGCTGCACGGACTGGCCAAGTTTCAACTGGTCAACGACAGAATTCGATCTTGGATGTCTACCCTGCACATGCTGCTGCGCCTCCGAGAACAACAGCCAGCTATCACCTCGGCGCTTGTGGAGGACAGTGATAACCATCACCTGAGTTTCGAGGGCACTGAATGGAGCATGGTCGAGGGGATGATCGAAATGCTGCAGCCGTTCAAAGTTGTGGCTGATATGATGACCTCGTGTAGATATTCTTCCATCAGTATGGTGCGACCTGTACTCCACATGCTTCTTAACACCGCCCTGAAGTTGAACGATCGGGATCTGAAAGAGATCGGGATGGCTAAAGAGGTCATCTCCCGAGTGTTGTCCAGCACCTACTCACAGACGGCTGAGACGGCCACGTTTCTGAATGTGGCTGCTTTCCTGGATCCCCGTTACAAGCGGCTGCCCTTCCTCACCTTACAGGAACGCTCCCAGGTCGAGACCAAGGTCATCGAGGAGGCCAAGGCCGTGCTGGAGAAACAGAGGGCCGAGCAGCCTAGCCCCGTGGAGCGCCCGCAGTCGTCCGATGAGCCGCCGGACAAAAAGCAGGCTCTTGCAACTGCGAGTCCATGTAGGACAGCAGATAGTAACCCGCTAGCTGTGATATTCTACCAGTCAGGCACCGATGAGAACCAAGAGGAGCTGCATGCTCAGGTTGTGGAGGaactgagcaattttaaatctCAGAGGGTTCTAGGCCTCAATGAGGACCCTCTACGATGGTGGTCCAACCATGTGGCCTTGTTCCCCACCCTGCCCAAGGTGCTCCAAAAGTACTGGTCTGTTCCTGCCACCAGTGTCCCATGTCACAGACTGTTCAGCTCCTCTGGGACAATTCTGTGCGGCAAGAGGAATCGCCTTGCCCCGGCCTTCGTAGATCAACAGGTGTTTCTGTATGAGAACTCCAGGAGCTACTATGAGGCGGAGCCTCGTGAAGATGATCAGGAAGGGTGGAGCTTCAGACTGGAACAGGAACCAATTGCATGA